In Maridesulfovibrio sp., a single genomic region encodes these proteins:
- a CDS encoding ATP-binding protein, translating to MPDYDFKNLDPIDFEELTNDLLSKHLNVQVERFKPGKDMGIDGRFYITKDQACIIQSKHYARSGYNSLLTTLKNTEKDRIEKLAPSRYLLSTSVPLSPQNKDKIKAALAPHIKCTSDIYGKDDLNALIGQFPGIERQHYKLWIQSSGVLERFLNAATYNLSDQILQDALDSSNSYVVTNAHKQALKKITQTNTLVITGEPGVGKTTLAEQICLHFVADGYSLIAVEENIQNARATYNVSEKQIFYFDDFLGRNFLETLRFNEDTQIMRFIKLIQGTGNKKFILTSRTNILDQGYSLGQFNTPTKLKNKEYILKIQEYTEEEKTRILYSFMWKSGLPQEYMEKIISNGKYSNIVRHPNYNPRILEFITSQDHCQGISSEKYGDFIDRSLNNPVDVWEHPYSAQLDDFSRGMVDLVVLGGSFVSEESLQHAYNNFVAAGQHLVRSTRPNDFYSVSKDLARTFINRNEIHSGYAGNLKREIKYTPFNPSISDYVLNKYKNNPTHFSEMLLYFKDDEGLAILKRLLLKDKSLVNKVAGLIAAKLADSIFTKGIYFATKLGILLNKQDFKKTFKYVPVEYIKNELQKIETDSSTIEFCNLFFAIKNCSKDDTFQIFCIIFRNTNKYSDLEEASEYALKYSWDDSQLSELKNAFAVNYIPAWTYECSYDFISENMTDCPSYFETHDYGDGPDVSVCLDESELALLISESTKQTIRPIAIDEALDIIADYDLDEIAIELYSDNAGVEGFSSSIKSSNSGIDNIFDGFLESKYS from the coding sequence ATGCCCGACTACGACTTTAAGAATCTAGACCCCATCGACTTTGAGGAATTAACAAACGACCTGTTGTCAAAACACCTGAACGTTCAAGTTGAGAGATTTAAGCCCGGCAAGGACATGGGTATAGATGGTCGTTTTTATATAACGAAAGACCAAGCCTGCATCATCCAAAGCAAGCACTACGCTCGTTCTGGGTATAATTCATTGCTGACGACCTTAAAAAATACGGAAAAGGATAGAATAGAAAAGCTCGCTCCTAGTAGGTATCTCCTATCCACATCAGTCCCGCTCTCGCCGCAAAACAAGGATAAAATAAAGGCCGCACTTGCCCCGCATATCAAATGCACATCAGACATATACGGCAAAGACGACCTTAATGCCTTGATAGGTCAATTCCCCGGCATAGAACGCCAACACTATAAGCTTTGGATTCAAAGTTCCGGTGTTTTGGAAAGATTTTTAAATGCAGCCACATACAATCTTAGCGATCAAATCCTTCAGGATGCATTGGACTCAAGCAACAGCTATGTTGTCACAAACGCCCACAAGCAAGCTCTAAAAAAAATTACTCAAACAAACACACTTGTAATCACCGGAGAGCCCGGTGTAGGCAAAACGACCCTTGCTGAACAGATTTGCCTGCACTTTGTTGCAGATGGATATAGCCTGATAGCAGTAGAGGAAAATATCCAAAATGCACGAGCTACCTATAATGTCTCTGAAAAACAAATCTTCTATTTCGATGACTTCTTAGGCAGAAACTTCCTTGAGACATTGCGTTTCAACGAAGACACTCAAATAATGAGATTTATTAAGTTAATACAAGGCACTGGCAACAAGAAGTTTATTTTAACGTCAAGGACTAACATTTTAGACCAAGGATATTCTTTAGGCCAATTCAACACTCCAACAAAATTAAAAAACAAAGAATATATACTCAAAATTCAAGAATATACAGAAGAAGAAAAAACCCGAATTCTATATAGTTTTATGTGGAAAAGTGGATTGCCTCAAGAATACATGGAGAAAATTATCTCCAACGGGAAATATAGCAATATCGTGCGGCATCCCAACTATAACCCACGTATTCTGGAATTCATTACTTCCCAAGACCATTGCCAAGGCATTTCAAGTGAAAAATATGGTGATTTCATAGACAGATCCTTAAACAATCCCGTTGATGTCTGGGAACATCCATATTCTGCCCAGTTAGATGACTTTTCACGCGGCATGGTTGACCTTGTAGTCCTTGGAGGATCTTTTGTAAGTGAAGAAAGTCTGCAACACGCGTACAACAATTTTGTGGCAGCAGGGCAACATCTTGTAAGGTCAACAAGGCCAAATGATTTTTATTCCGTTTCAAAAGATTTAGCGCGAACTTTTATCAATAGAAACGAAATCCATTCTGGTTATGCAGGCAATCTGAAACGCGAAATCAAATATACCCCTTTCAACCCGTCCATCTCTGACTATGTATTAAATAAATATAAGAACAACCCCACACATTTCTCGGAAATGTTATTGTATTTCAAAGACGATGAAGGACTTGCAATTCTAAAACGGTTGTTGCTGAAGGATAAAAGCTTAGTTAATAAAGTAGCAGGATTAATTGCTGCAAAACTAGCAGATAGTATATTTACAAAAGGGATATATTTTGCGACCAAGCTAGGTATTTTGCTTAATAAACAAGACTTTAAGAAAACATTTAAATATGTTCCAGTTGAATATATCAAAAATGAACTTCAAAAAATCGAAACAGATAGCAGCACAATTGAATTCTGTAATCTCTTTTTCGCCATCAAAAATTGTTCTAAAGATGATACCTTTCAAATCTTTTGTATAATTTTTCGTAATACAAATAAATATAGTGACTTAGAAGAAGCCTCTGAATATGCCCTTAAATACTCATGGGACGATTCTCAATTATCAGAATTAAAAAATGCCTTTGCTGTAAACTATATACCTGCATGGACATATGAATGCAGCTATGACTTTATTAGTGAAAATATGACGGATTGTCCTAGTTATTTCGAAACACACGACTATGGAGATGGGCCTGATGTTTCCGTGTGTTTAGATGAATCCGAACTTGCACTGCTAATTTCTGAATCAACAAAACAAACGATTAGGCCAATAGCAATAGACGAGGCGTTAGATATTATTGCTGATTATGATTTGGATGAGATTGCCATCGAATTATACTCAGATAACGCAGGCGTAGAAGGTTTCTCCAGCAGCATAAAATCAAGTAATTCAGGTATAGATAATATTTTTGATGGATTTCTTGAGTCAAAATATAGCTAA
- a CDS encoding HigA family addiction module antitoxin yields the protein MTMYNPPHPGELISSVYMEEYNLSCRKLAMMLGVAPSTLARVLNAKSAVSPEMALRLSKVLGRTPESWLAMQANYDLGKVRSQVDLSGVTPVERGAVV from the coding sequence ATGACTATGTACAATCCCCCCCATCCCGGTGAGCTGATCAGCTCCGTATACATGGAAGAATACAATCTCAGCTGCCGCAAGCTGGCAATGATGCTCGGTGTGGCTCCGTCCACTCTCGCCCGTGTCCTGAACGCCAAAAGCGCGGTTTCCCCAGAAATGGCCCTGCGCCTCTCAAAGGTTCTCGGACGTACCCCCGAAAGCTGGCTGGCTATGCAGGCCAACTATGACCTTGGCAAGGTGCGTAGTCAGGTTGATTTGTCTGGGGTTACTCCTGTTGAGCGTGGGGCGGTGGTGTAA
- a CDS encoding type II toxin-antitoxin system RelE/ParE family toxin: MIKTFKHKGLEKFYRSGSTAGIQAKHSKRLRIQLSVIDTAQEAEDINLPGFRLHKLKGSRADLWSITVNGNWRLTFEFRDGNAYILNYEDYH, translated from the coding sequence ATGATCAAAACATTTAAGCACAAAGGTCTGGAAAAATTTTATCGATCCGGTTCAACAGCCGGGATACAGGCCAAGCATTCCAAGCGGCTCAGAATTCAGCTTTCAGTCATCGATACGGCTCAGGAAGCGGAAGACATTAACCTTCCCGGATTCAGACTGCATAAGCTCAAAGGAAGCCGTGCGGACCTCTGGTCCATAACCGTTAACGGTAATTGGCGGCTGACCTTTGAATTCCGCGACGGGAATGCCTACATTTTAAACTATGAGGATTATCATTAA
- a CDS encoding tyrosine-type recombinase/integrase: protein MRKWITSSKYPGIRWYEHSTRKHGPHPDRCFGLRYSHKGKRYQPTLGWASAGWTEAKAALTLAELKENIRTGEGCISLTEKRELAEQKREEKVLKQERDKKASITYSLFWERYYWPHQAHKAYGSTRTEEGLYRNWIAPAIGNMPLSEIRPKDIEKIKTALLKKKRTTSTIKYVFGTISHLWNMARRDEYVHGDSPTTKVSIPKRDNRRERFLTPEEAQELLDELKQHRGHTHDMALLAIRCGLRFGEIAALTWHDVDLSGKKLSIRDTKGKVNRQAYLLTDTLKMLARRLEECKGVGSELIFPSRNGYIMKTVSKIFYRTVDPMFNEGIDDPRLRVCFHTLRHTFASWLVQRGVDLYSVKELMGHADFKMTQRYAHLSPDGLMRAVEVLEE, encoded by the coding sequence ATGCGTAAATGGATTACTTCCTCAAAGTACCCCGGCATCCGCTGGTATGAACACTCCACCAGAAAGCACGGCCCCCACCCCGACCGCTGCTTTGGCCTTCGTTATTCACATAAAGGCAAACGATACCAGCCTACCTTAGGCTGGGCATCAGCAGGATGGACCGAAGCAAAAGCAGCCCTAACTCTGGCCGAACTAAAAGAGAACATCAGGACCGGTGAAGGCTGTATCTCCCTGACAGAAAAGAGAGAGCTCGCTGAGCAAAAACGAGAAGAGAAAGTCCTCAAGCAAGAAAGAGACAAAAAAGCCAGCATCACTTATTCCCTGTTCTGGGAGCGTTACTACTGGCCGCACCAAGCTCACAAGGCATACGGTTCTACACGAACTGAAGAAGGGCTCTACCGCAACTGGATTGCTCCAGCCATCGGAAATATGCCGCTTAGTGAAATCCGCCCCAAAGATATTGAAAAGATAAAAACCGCCCTCCTCAAAAAAAAGCGCACGACTTCCACAATCAAATACGTCTTTGGGACAATTTCTCACCTTTGGAATATGGCTAGACGCGATGAATATGTACACGGAGACTCACCTACCACAAAAGTATCAATCCCCAAAAGAGACAATCGCCGAGAACGATTCCTTACACCGGAAGAAGCCCAAGAACTATTAGATGAACTGAAACAGCATCGTGGTCATACACATGACATGGCTCTGCTTGCTATACGCTGCGGCCTACGCTTTGGAGAGATTGCAGCACTGACATGGCACGATGTAGATCTTTCAGGTAAAAAGCTCTCAATCAGGGACACAAAAGGCAAGGTCAACAGACAAGCTTATCTACTTACAGACACATTGAAAATGCTCGCTCGCCGCCTTGAGGAGTGTAAAGGGGTAGGCTCTGAACTGATCTTCCCCTCAAGAAATGGCTATATAATGAAAACCGTATCCAAAATTTTTTATCGCACCGTTGACCCCATGTTCAACGAAGGAATTGATGATCCTCGGCTACGAGTATGTTTTCATACCCTTCGCCATACATTCGCTTCATGGTTGGTCCAGCGCGGCGTGGATTTGTACAGTGTAAAAGAGCTTATGGGTCATGCTGACTTTAAGATGACCCAACGATATGCCCACCTTTCGCCGGATGGACTTATGCGGGCAGTAGAAGTGCTGGAAGAATAG